The following DNA comes from Theileria parva strain Muguga chromosome 3 map unlocalized ctg_531, whole genome shotgun sequence.
CTGGATGTGATGAAGGAGCTGTTGGTTATGACGCAGGATATAAACAAGAATATTATTCAGAAGGTTATGAACAGCAACAAGAAGATAGTAGTTATGATCccaattattatacagtaGCTGAATCAACACCGTCTCAACCTACACAAGGGCCTAAAATTGAATCAAGTGTTCCGGATTATCACCCAGGTTCCGTAAATGTTCCGcctatttacacatttcctAGGCCTCCTGTAAATATAGGTCCTAGATATAGACCTTTAATACATGGAGCTCCAACCTATTTTGGACCACCTTATTTACCACCATATTTTGCAAATATTGATAAACTCAGATTATCTACTCCTGTACCTGGAAGCCTATTAACATCTCCTTATTTACTCACTCAAGGTTCACAGGTTCAAACACATCCCGTACAACAACCTCTACAACCAATAGGGGAACCTATTCAAGAAAAAGCTCCATCTAAGAAAGCTAAGCatgttaaaatatgtgAAACAATAACATTCTTTACGAAGGATTGTCACGATGATTATGTTCCAATGAATGAAAGtgagtataaaattaccttgGAGAGCGAAAATATAGTGAAATATAAATTCAATGCAAGACTTGAAATGATAATGTGTGACAATGaaactatttatatacatagATGTGATAAACCATATGCCACGTTTTTAAcacataataaaaatgtttgtTCTTTTATTATCGCTCGTGATGGAGGATTTgtttacattaatttcGTTAATGGTAAGTGGATAACCAATGCGCGAAGAAATATGgatattgttaaattttacatactTGATTGTGAAGGTAATGATGTTGAGCTTACTGATAAAGATTATCATTTTGATCTTAGTCCTAATGgttcatttaaatatatatttaagtcAAAAACAAAATGCTATAAAGTTGTGGCTGGAGGGGATTTAATTTGGAAAAAAAATCCCGGTGATGATTTCCCACGTTCAGTGTCTGTTACCACTCGATTAAATGTCATAATTTTTACCCATGGTGAAAGCTTTATATACcaaaaaattgataaaggATATAAAAGAGTGcatgataaataatttcaaatatatataaagaTTCGTAAACTTTTTAGTAGATTCAGTTTAATATCCAATAGACATTAAATTCTGGATTAATCtcttaaatattaacacactgcattaaaaaatattttaataaataaacacACACTATCAATTTtgatatatataatttggtTTTTAGCAGTTATATCAATAgaaattctaaaattaatttatataatgaTTCCAATAGTTAGATCTTGAATTATACACTGAATTAAATAGGTTTATTGATTTTTAGATCCCCCATTAGTTGATGTTAAAAACCAtcaaaataatgaataaatatgtaatatatggatatatattaacactaataacAATCCAATGTGTTAAATCAGCAGATGAATATGCTAATAATGCAACTGATGATGAAGGGGAGGAAGAAGGTAATTTTGAAGTAACTGAAACTACCGGACAACCTCAACCAAGTCAATTATTACCTCAAACAGAACATGTACAACAACCACAGCCAGTGCAACAATATGGTCAGTATCCCACTTATCATTATGCTCAATATCCAGGATATTCAACTCAACAACCTCAATATTACCATGGGTACCAACAACCTCAACCTTACTATTATCCTGGATATCAACAACCTTACTATTATCCTGGATATCAACCTCAACATTACTATTATCCTGGATATCAAGTTACTCAGCCACCGCAGCAACCCGCACCTGTGCAGCCATATCAAGTGTATGGACCGTACCAACCACAGCCAATACCAACACAACCTCAACCTGTGCCTGTACAGCCTGCAGTAGTGCAGGAACCGTATCAGGTACCACCTGTAACACAACCAGAAGACGGTACAACTCCATCTCAAGAAGTATATAACATTCCAGTTATTGTGAGCGGAATTAGTAAACCACAAAAGTATAAAGCAAAACAACCTTCACATGTATATATTAAGGACACAAAAGTAAAACCATATGGAGAAAAAAAATGTAATGtaatcaaatattttaaaatagaTAATCAAGGGCAATTAGTTGAAATGTCTGAAGGTGATTATTATAAGTCAGctgatgataataatagaACAAAATATAGATTTAATTCAAAACTTGAGCATATATGGTGTGATGGTGAAACTATTTTTATGCATATACCTGGAACAAAACATGCTACATCATTAACATATCACAAACGTAATAACGTATATATCGTTCGTTTTGATGATAGGtttttaatgataaaaaatcataaaGGGAAATGGGTAGTAAATTCACGCATAATTCCGACATATGTTAAAATGTTCAAAGAAGGGaaaggtaaaaaatatgtagAACTAACTAATATGGATTATTACGTAAACCTTAGTTTATCTGGATATgttaagtttatattttctCCACATGTAAAATGTACAAAAGTTACAATTAAAGGCCAAGTTATCTGGGAGGAAACTGAAGGTTGTGATTATCCAAAAGGATTGAGTATAACATCAGGCAGAAACTTAGTAATGTATTTTGTAGGATACCTCCAAGTGTATGGAGCAAGAGGGGATAAAAAAACATATAAACTCATAACTACCAAACAAACCTATGAAACCATAGACtatgaataaaatcaatctgatatatataataaacatATTAATTCATTATATTCATGTAActtaatgttatttaataacaataattgaAACTGTGtttaaagaaatttttacacacatgaatttatttatataatttagtttCTGATATTCATAAAGTAAGGTAATttcatataaataaaataaatattaatttataatagaaatgtgtaattattaCAAACACTATTCTGGAGTCTTTGATCAATATTTCAGATCCCCCATGGAATAAAGATCTATTATACATAGAATGAAGTTATGtgtaatttacacatatataataatatttttaatttttagatttgttAACtgttttgataaatatccCTTTAAATCGTCTGAAGTTACTGATGGTGATGATGACGgtgatgataataattttgacACAATAATTAGGGGAATTGAAAGTCTACTCgaagaagaagatgatgaaaatattGATGAACATGGATTTCAATCTATAGTAACACAGCTAGAAGATTTAGTTGCTGATGATACTTTCCAACCGACAGAGCAACCTActcaaattaatttacctCCTCAGCCAACTCCTGAATTTCAACCTATACAACTACCTGAATATTCTAATGTAATACCTCAGACTGTACAGGAAACCTCAAAACATAGTTATAAACATAATAGACCAACTAAACCCGAACACAGTCAGCCATCTCAACCTAGTGAATCTACCGAATCACAAACTCAACCTCAAACTTCTGATCAGCCAATCGAACCAAGTGGCACAGATCAGCAGTTACAACCTGAACATATTCAAGTTGAACTGGGATCTGATGAGGAGGAGTATGATGATGAGGAACCTGAAGAAGGAGCAGTTGGAGGAGCTGGAGGTGGAGATGAGGACGAAGAGGAGAAGAAGAAAAAGAAAGAAAAGGGAAAACCATCTGTACCAGtaaaaaaatgtgaaacaataacattttataaaaaaaataGTAATGGTGAGAAAGTAGAAATGTCTTCAACAGAATATGAAAAAGTATGGGAAGATAAAGATAAAGCcaagtataaatttaaatctgAACTTGAAGTAGTAATATGTGACAATGAAACTGTTTATGATCGTCTCCCCGAAAAGCCTCATTATACTtcattaacacattataaaagtgataataaattagtcTTTTTATCAGGAATAGGATATCTTATAGCTGAATACGCTTTCGGTAGATGGAAAAGAAGAACAGATAATGTTGTTGAGAAGCTCAAACTTTACACTAAAGGTAAAAACGGGGAAGAAATTTTGTTAACTAAAAAACattatgaatttaaaactaaTGATAGACCAATGTTTAAATATCGATTGAAACCACGTGCAATGTGTTTTAGAATTGAATATGGAGGTCACACTGTTTGGGAGAAAAAAGGTGAAAAACAACATCCCATAGGACTGAATATTACATCAGGAAAAAACATCATAATATATTTCAAAACATTTTACAGAATTTATGGAACGTCTGGTGGAGAATACAGACAAATACATGgtcaaaaaattaaaaagtattaaaaattaatatactcGAACTAATATAATACCTATACCATaccttaactatatactgTACTAAATATCATAATAtgtattaactatacacCTGCTATGCTATCAAAGTATACTATACTGTgactaatactatagtagattgatattgttaatttggtCTTTAATTAGTGTATAAATGGAATATTCTAAATTATAACTCATTTTTATGactttataataattttaaactatatTATGACCAAAACAAACTAATTATCACATCCCCATGGAATAAAGTTGAACTTTGCATATcgaaataatgaataaatgaTGACctatacatatttatatatatttatactatttgaATGTGTGAAATGTGCCgataaacaaaataaaaaattaaataggAATGGTCTGAGCCTGGTATCATACAGTGATACTGACAGTGATGGAGAGgaagataattttgaagTAACTCAAACTAATAAAGTAGAAAATCAAACAGAACTGGAATCAGCTCAACCTACTCAGTTATATGCTCCACAACGACTACAGTATATAATACGACCCCAACCTCAAACATATCAACCTATAACACATACTCAATACTATGGGCCTCAAGAATATCCTGGATATATTGTCTACGATCCTGGTTATCAACATTATCCGCAATATCAAGCGTATGTACTGCCTGCTCAACAGCAGCCTGTACCTTCCGACAAACAATACCTCAACAAATTCAACAATATGTTCCAATAACTCAACCTCATCAACAGATACAGTACTATGTTGACCAATCTCAATTACCTATACAACCCATACCAGTACAGTATGTACATCCACCTCAAGCTATTCCCATTAGTCAACCATATCAACAACAATTAGTCATTATGTACCAGTATCGGAGCCAATACCCCATGCTGTTCCAGAACAGTCAATACATTACGGACCAACTCAAGTTGTACAACCACAATATCACGGAACTGGTCAACCACCTCAAACTATACAACCGAGTAAACCAACTAAATCTCAACCAAGTAGGACAGATGGACCTAGTAAACCAACTAAGCTCAGTGAACCAACTAAATCCAGTGGTTCAGACAAGGAATTAGAACCTGAAGATATTGAAGTTGAAGTGGGATCTGATGATGAAGAACCTGAAGAAGGTGCGGTTGGAGGAGTTGGAGTAACTTTATGTAAAGAAATCACACTGTTAAAAAAGGGTAAGGATGGGCaattagttaaaatgaTAGAAGGAGACTACAGAAAGATACATGACAATGAATACAAAGCTAGATATCTACTTTATGCAAAACTTGAACAGTTGTTATATTGTGGTGAAATTGTTTATGTACATAGAGCTGAAATCCCTTATCCAACATCAT
Coding sequences within:
- a CDS encoding SVSP family protein codes for the protein MNKYFKYTYVITFIIIGYVRCADKYPDHPDDGDDSDEEDNFQVIVRGIENILEDEDEDEKTAGESLVSDSIMKHGLGPLTDQGYIKPDQYQSAPSYQQEDLTGYVETGCDEGAVGYDAGYKQEYYSEGYEQQQEDSSYDPNYYTVAESTPSQPTQGPKIESSVPDYHPGSVNVPPIYTFPRPPVNIGPRYRPLIHGAPTYFGPPYLPPYFANIDKLRLSTPVPGSLLTSPYLLTQGSQVQTHPVQQPLQPIGEPIQEKAPSKKAKHVKICETITFFTKDCHDDYVPMNESEYKITLESENIVKYKFNARLEMIMCDNETIYIHRCDKPYATFLTHNKNVCSFIIARDGGFVYINFVNGKWITNARRNMDIVKFYILDCEGNDVELTDKDYHFDLSPNGSFKYIFKSKTKCYKVVAGGDLIWKKNPGDDFPRSVSVTTRLNVIIFTHGESFIYQKIDKGYKRVHDK
- a CDS encoding SVSP family protein, translating into MLKTIKIMNKYVIYGYILTLITIQCVKSADEYANNATDDEGEEEGNFEVTETTGQPQPSQLLPQTEHVQQPQPVQQYGQYPTYHYAQYPGYSTQQPQYYHGYQQPQPYYYPGYQQPYYYPGYQPQHYYYPGYQVTQPPQQPAPVQPYQVYGPYQPQPIPTQPQPVPVQPAVVQEPYQVPPVTQPEDGTTPSQEVYNIPVIVSGISKPQKYKAKQPSHVYIKDTKVKPYGEKKCNVIKYFKIDNQGQLVEMSEGDYYKSADDNNRTKYRFNSKLEHIWCDGETIFMHIPGTKHATSLTYHKRNNVYIVRFDDRFLMIKNHKGKWVVNSRIIPTYVKMFKEGKGKKYVELTNMDYYVNLSLSGYVKFIFSPHVKCTKVTIKGQVIWEETEGCDYPKGLSITSGRNLVMYFVGYLQVYGARGDKKTYKLITTKQTYETIDYE
- a CDS encoding SVSP family protein, giving the protein MKLCVIYTYIIIFLIFRFVNCFDKYPFKSSEVTDGDDDGDDNNFDTIIRGIESLLEEEDDENIDEHGFQSIVTQLEDLVADDTFQPTEQPTQINLPPQPTPEFQPIQLPEYSNVIPQTVQETSKHSYKHNRPTKPEHSQPSQPSESTESQTQPQTSDQPIEPSGTDQQLQPEHIQVELGSDEEEYDDEEPEEGAVGGAGGGDEDEEEKKKKKEKGKPSVPVKKCETITFYKKNSNGEKVEMSSTEYEKVWEDKDKAKYKFKSELEVVICDNETVYDRLPEKPHYTSLTHYKSDNKLVFLSGIGYLIAEYAFGRWKRRTDNVVEKLKLYTKGKNGEEILLTKKHYEFKTNDRPMFKYRLKPRAMCFRIEYGGHTVWEKKGEKQHPIGLNITSGKNIIIYFKTFYRIYGTSGGEYRQIHGQKIKKY
- a CDS encoding SVSP family protein, encoding MMTYTYLYIFILFECVKCADKQNKKLNRNGLSLVSYSDTDSDGEEDNFEVTQTNKVENQTELESAQPTQLYAPQRLQYIIRPQPQTYQPITHTQYYGPQEYPGYIVYDPGYQHYPQYQAYVLPAQQQPVPSDKQYLNKFNNIHYVPVSEPIPHAVPEQSIHYGPTQVVQPQYHGTGQPPQTIQPSKPTKSQPSRTDGPSKPTKLSEPTKSSGSDKELEPEDIEVEVGSDDEEPEEGAVGGVGVTLCKEITLLKKGKDGQLVKMIEGDYRKIHDNEYKARYLLYAKLEQLLYCGEIVYVHRAEIPYPTSFSHNKVVKMIVFRRLYSFMLARKRKGLWMVNGRKIPNYIRLYTQNSEGEDVELNEDHYYVDYTPSESFKYTFKQSVNFTKAIMNDLTWTKKPTDGRVVACAVTHHGSLMIFFKKYYEAYRKINGEYKIFYGKTERKFVK